A region from the Paraburkholderia flagellata genome encodes:
- a CDS encoding virB8 family protein → MLKQAINRMLDKKKAPVPGAAPAVPGLTSVLAAGPAGEDREIGQWYLKQAREFERSKVETQRAVGRLAIRFAVGFGVIAALAVIGMSVLVLLKRPNPPAVLRVDNANGTVTVLPTTAHGSVTWTEKNDRADLRRYVEMRESYDWETIQDLHDAIKVMSGAREKDLYEGFIQGPASPVKILKDQARVIAHVGVITFIGDTAQVFFSKELVPLNTAIPRKTEYWVATIAYKHDNVPEQTSEQDVDPTGFRVLSYRLDRDLSRTPASQQGGDPSAVAAGGNQ, encoded by the coding sequence ATGCTCAAACAAGCAATTAACCGAATGCTCGACAAGAAAAAGGCCCCGGTACCCGGCGCCGCTCCGGCGGTCCCCGGACTGACTTCGGTTCTCGCCGCCGGTCCCGCCGGTGAGGATCGGGAGATCGGCCAGTGGTATCTGAAGCAGGCGCGCGAATTCGAGCGCTCGAAGGTTGAAACCCAGCGGGCAGTCGGCCGTCTGGCTATCCGCTTCGCGGTGGGATTCGGCGTGATCGCTGCGCTCGCCGTTATTGGCATGTCGGTTTTAGTACTCCTAAAGCGTCCGAATCCTCCCGCAGTACTTCGCGTTGACAACGCGAACGGCACGGTCACTGTCCTGCCGACAACCGCGCACGGAAGTGTGACGTGGACAGAGAAGAACGACCGGGCCGACCTGCGCCGCTATGTCGAGATGCGGGAAAGCTACGACTGGGAAACGATCCAGGACTTGCACGATGCGATCAAGGTCATGAGCGGCGCACGAGAAAAGGACCTGTATGAAGGGTTTATTCAGGGACCCGCGTCGCCGGTAAAGATCCTCAAGGATCAGGCGCGCGTGATTGCGCACGTGGGCGTAATCACCTTTATCGGAGACACCGCCCAGGTGTTCTTCTCCAAGGAACTGGTGCCGCTGAACACGGCAATTCCGCGAAAGACTGAATACTGGGTTGCCACGATCGCCTACAAGCACGACAACGTGCCGGAACAGACCAGCGAGCAGGACGTCGATCCGACCGGGTTCCGCGTGCTTAGCTATCGGCTTGACCGCGACCTGTCGCGCACGCCAGCCAGCCAGCAGGGCGGAGATCCATCAGCGGTCGCGGCAGGAGGTAATCAATGA
- a CDS encoding type IV secretion system protein → MTTSVTLFTTMFSSFEDNLTSTITTGAGNMISLISSIMAVCFLIYLLLITFSYWRSGSLEEPLLDFFTRMIGWVTVLTFGMNVTYYTTYVVPFVYNLGDQLATAITGSTQTGSALDTLVNAYATAIGTIIDKASGIEGWLIAGFMILIIALVGVPFIAIAAAYILLAKLSLCIILAIGPIFICLALFPATRQFFTAWTAQAANYILLVPLYAIAAQLEINFATSNIPTTIGAAGCLQLALMGVAFIVISLSLPHLAASLAGGASVSTNFNKFASAISHGMRAAALAGKLGKGSSGGSMKGK, encoded by the coding sequence GTGACCACTAGCGTGACCCTGTTCACGACGATGTTCAGCTCGTTCGAGGACAATCTGACGTCGACGATCACTACCGGCGCAGGCAACATGATCTCGCTCATCAGCAGCATCATGGCCGTCTGTTTCCTGATCTATCTGCTGCTGATTACCTTCTCGTACTGGCGATCCGGTTCGCTTGAAGAACCATTGCTGGACTTCTTTACGCGGATGATCGGATGGGTGACTGTCCTGACGTTTGGTATGAACGTCACCTATTACACGACCTACGTCGTGCCGTTCGTCTACAACCTCGGGGACCAACTCGCGACGGCAATTACAGGTTCGACACAGACGGGTTCTGCGCTGGATACGCTGGTGAATGCGTATGCCACCGCTATCGGCACGATCATTGACAAAGCGAGCGGCATCGAGGGCTGGCTGATTGCCGGGTTCATGATTCTCATCATCGCTCTGGTCGGGGTGCCGTTCATTGCGATCGCCGCCGCCTACATCCTGCTCGCGAAGCTCTCCCTTTGCATCATCCTCGCAATCGGACCGATCTTCATCTGCCTGGCGCTGTTTCCGGCCACCCGGCAGTTCTTTACAGCGTGGACCGCGCAGGCCGCCAACTACATCCTGCTCGTGCCGCTGTACGCGATTGCAGCGCAGCTGGAGATCAATTTCGCGACCAGCAACATTCCGACAACCATAGGCGCGGCGGGCTGTCTGCAACTGGCGTTGATGGGTGTTGCCTTCATCGTGATCTCGCTGAGTCTGCCGCATCTCGCTGCATCACTTGCCGGGGGCGCGTCCGTGTCGACCAACTTCAACAAATTCGCGTCGGCAATCAGCCATGGGATGCGGGCGGCAGCGCTCGCCGGGAAGCTCGGAAAGGGAAGCTCCGGCGGGAGCATGAAGGGCAAATAG
- the virB5 gene encoding P-type DNA transfer protein VirB5, producing MKAVIRSFRLLAIFAVFMFSGPAAHAQIPVTDALGLAQAIQQVTYLTQQLAQMEKDYQMLTSQYNTMTAQYAAITGNHSYGTILNDSSLHSYMPDSWSSIYSNISGGSNATLGSSATSILQSEGLTNGSTDSQTRYYDTLAANKAMQMAAYNANIDRLNNIESLMTQANATDDASAKADLLNRLQAEQAMVQNEQTRLNMMKSLQESELKLAEQQKETETKTLIKGN from the coding sequence ATGAAAGCAGTTATCCGAAGTTTCCGTTTGCTGGCGATCTTCGCCGTGTTCATGTTCTCGGGGCCCGCCGCCCATGCGCAGATACCCGTCACGGACGCACTCGGCCTCGCACAAGCGATCCAGCAGGTCACCTATCTTACGCAGCAGCTCGCGCAAATGGAGAAGGACTACCAGATGCTCACAAGCCAGTACAACACGATGACCGCACAGTACGCCGCGATCACCGGGAACCATAGTTACGGAACGATCCTGAACGATTCGAGCCTGCACAGCTATATGCCCGACTCGTGGAGTTCGATTTACTCGAACATCAGCGGTGGAAGCAATGCCACGCTCGGAAGTTCGGCGACGTCCATTCTTCAATCAGAAGGTTTGACAAACGGATCGACGGACTCCCAGACGCGGTACTACGACACGCTCGCTGCAAACAAGGCGATGCAGATGGCCGCCTATAACGCGAACATCGACCGGCTGAACAACATCGAATCTCTGATGACGCAAGCCAATGCGACCGACGATGCTTCCGCAAAGGCTGACCTGCTAAATCGCCTGCAAGCCGAGCAGGCGATGGTGCAAAACGAACAGACGCGTTTGAACATGATGAAGTCCCTTCAGGAATCGGAACTGAAGCTGGCTGAACAGCAGAAAGAGACCGAAACCAAGACACTCATAAAGGGCAACTGA